In a genomic window of Pelotomaculum thermopropionicum SI:
- the AmiC gene encoding N-acetylmuramoyl-L-alanine amidase gives MNFPKAPRITNIWSKVVDGENGEWLSKVVIESTRPYSYIARNSGSKVTFTGKGAVVNLPEGKIEVNDGLLREIGIRTDERDFFSVEMLLDHPAEFRLSAEKGLPFRVKIFFDRSPIINLFTGKKVAVDPGHGGRDAGGRGPVSLLEKDIVLLIARNLEKLLHRAGSQVILTREGDIDLSREERFQMAGRAGADVYISIHNLARADSSEEGISTLYSPANRQSALLAGFIQEELLKKLKARNRGTGGQPELAAMGGIPAVETEVLAITNLVEEVFLRGLTVRKKAAEGIFNGLIKYFARNRQDSEGEN, from the coding sequence TTGAATTTCCCGAAAGCGCCGAGAATAACCAACATCTGGTCGAAAGTAGTTGATGGTGAAAACGGCGAATGGCTTTCCAAGGTGGTCATCGAGTCCACGAGGCCTTACTCGTACATTGCCAGAAATTCCGGCAGCAAAGTGACATTTACAGGCAAAGGGGCTGTTGTAAATTTGCCTGAAGGCAAAATTGAGGTAAACGACGGCCTCTTGCGGGAGATAGGGATCAGAACGGATGAGAGGGATTTTTTTTCTGTGGAGATGTTGCTTGACCACCCCGCGGAATTCCGGCTGTCTGCTGAAAAAGGCCTTCCCTTCCGGGTGAAGATTTTTTTCGACCGTTCCCCTATAATCAACCTGTTTACCGGGAAAAAAGTGGCGGTGGATCCGGGCCACGGCGGAAGGGATGCCGGCGGCAGGGGGCCGGTCAGCCTCCTTGAGAAGGACATTGTTCTTCTTATAGCCAGAAATCTGGAAAAACTGTTGCATAGAGCGGGTTCGCAGGTCATTCTGACCAGAGAGGGAGATATTGATCTTTCCAGGGAAGAAAGGTTTCAAATGGCCGGCAGGGCAGGCGCCGACGTTTATATCAGCATACACAACCTGGCTCGTGCTGACAGCAGCGAGGAGGGAATTTCCACCCTGTACTCACCGGCCAACCGGCAGAGCGCCTTGCTGGCAGGTTTTATCCAGGAGGAGCTGCTCAAAAAGCTTAAGGCCCGCAACAGGGGGACAGGCGGGCAGCCTGAGCTGGCCGCAATGGGCGGCATACCGGCGGTGGAAACAGAGGTGCTGGCCATTACCAACCTGGTGGAAGAGGTTTTCCTGCGCGGGCTTACGGTGCGGAAAAAAGCTGCCGAGGGAATTTTCAACGGCTTAATCAAATATTTTGCCCGGAACCGGCAGGACAGCGAGGGTGAAAACTAA
- the GlgP gene encoding glucan phosphorylase, whose translation MAQSSNLPRVAYFCMEYGLSEQLPIYAGGLGVLAGDYIKTARELGLPVVAVGILWRQDYTHQFIGDDLRPYDIFPNIDYDFVKDTGVTVKVRVRGEDVVCRVRLVDQYGNAPLYLLDTNYPGSPHGWMTSRLYGGGPQERVAAEIILGIGGVRALRALNIPVDVYHFNEGHAALAGIELIREKMQEQGMSFEDAWLETRKQVVFTTHTPVAAGNESHDHGLLRYMEAYNGLNYNQMKALGGDPFNMTVAALRLSRISNAVSKSHGRTARQMWRNIYRAAPIISITNGIHLDTWQDRGMREAFKTGGDLWEQHLRLKRNLISFIRRHTGTQLNENALVIGFARRAAPYKRSDLIFKHEDIIAPLLREKKIQLVFSGKAHPDDKRGKEIIKALIEMDRKYRDSIVFLENYNMEIARMMVTGCDLWLNNPRRPLEASGTSGMKAAVNGVLNLSVVDGWVGEGPQHGVSGWLINGIRRAAADWEQDEEDLRVLYEVLINEVIPTFYNDRTRWVDMMHASIDMAHWQFSSRRMIREYYDLMYRDGEAGPHREVERAFNNEEQNVFVYSPS comes from the coding sequence TTGGCGCAAAGCAGCAATTTACCCAGAGTTGCTTATTTCTGCATGGAATACGGCCTCAGCGAGCAGCTTCCCATCTATGCCGGAGGTCTTGGCGTACTGGCCGGCGATTACATCAAAACGGCCAGGGAGTTGGGCCTGCCCGTGGTGGCCGTGGGAATTCTCTGGAGACAGGACTACACCCACCAGTTTATTGGCGACGACCTTCGTCCTTATGACATTTTTCCCAACATCGATTACGACTTTGTCAAAGATACCGGCGTAACTGTTAAGGTCCGTGTGCGCGGGGAGGATGTGGTCTGCCGGGTGCGCCTGGTTGACCAATATGGAAACGCCCCTTTGTATCTTCTTGACACAAATTACCCGGGCAGCCCCCACGGCTGGATGACCAGCCGCCTGTACGGGGGAGGTCCCCAGGAAAGAGTGGCGGCGGAAATCATCCTCGGCATAGGCGGCGTGCGCGCCTTAAGGGCGCTGAATATACCTGTGGATGTTTACCATTTTAACGAGGGACATGCCGCGCTGGCTGGCATTGAGCTAATAAGGGAAAAAATGCAGGAGCAGGGGATGTCTTTTGAAGACGCCTGGCTCGAAACCAGAAAGCAGGTGGTTTTTACAACCCATACCCCCGTGGCGGCCGGCAACGAATCCCACGACCACGGCCTTTTGCGCTACATGGAAGCCTACAATGGGCTTAATTACAATCAGATGAAAGCGCTGGGCGGCGATCCCTTCAATATGACCGTAGCCGCCTTGCGCCTGTCGCGCATCAGCAACGCAGTTTCAAAGTCCCACGGGCGAACCGCCAGGCAGATGTGGAGGAACATTTACCGGGCGGCGCCCATTATTTCCATTACAAACGGCATCCATCTCGACACCTGGCAGGACCGGGGGATGAGAGAAGCATTTAAAACCGGCGGCGATCTCTGGGAGCAGCACTTAAGGCTGAAAAGGAATTTAATCAGTTTTATCAGGCGTCACACGGGCACCCAGCTTAATGAAAACGCACTTGTTATCGGTTTTGCCAGAAGGGCGGCTCCATACAAGCGCAGCGATCTGATTTTTAAGCACGAGGACATTATTGCACCCCTCCTGCGGGAAAAGAAGATTCAGCTTGTCTTTTCGGGAAAGGCACACCCTGACGACAAAAGAGGCAAAGAAATAATTAAGGCTTTAATTGAAATGGACAGGAAATACAGGGACAGCATAGTCTTTCTGGAAAATTACAACATGGAAATTGCCCGCATGATGGTAACCGGCTGCGACCTCTGGCTGAACAATCCCAGGCGGCCGCTGGAAGCCAGCGGGACCTCCGGAATGAAGGCGGCGGTTAACGGTGTATTGAACCTGAGCGTGGTGGACGGCTGGGTCGGCGAAGGGCCCCAGCACGGAGTAAGCGGCTGGCTTATTAATGGCATTAGAAGGGCCGCGGCAGACTGGGAGCAGGATGAGGAGGACCTGAGAGTCCTATACGAAGTATTGATTAACGAGGTTATTCCTACGTTTTACAATGACCGGACCAGATGGGTGGACATGATGCACGCAAGCATAGATATGGCCCACTGGCAGTTTTCATCCCGGCGGATGATCCGCGAGTATTACGATCTCATGTACAGGGATGGAGAGGCCGGCCCGCATAGGGAGGTTGAACGCGCCTTTAATAATGAAGAACAAAATGTGTTTGTTTACAGCCCTTCTTGA
- the HypB gene encoding Ni2+-binding GTPase (involved in regulation of expression and maturation of urease and hydrogenase) — MQVKLISDFLDANSILAGQNRRLLNELGVFCVNLMGAPGSGKTAILERTIDRLGKRYKIAVIGGDIYTDRDAGRIAKKGVQVIQINTRGASHLEAGMIFKAMQELELEGVDVLFIENVGNLVCPAEFDLGEDIKVMTASVAGGHDKPAKYPLMYSECRAVILNKIDLLPYTDFDMGRFISDVRKLNPNVQFFSISARSGEGIEEWAEWLGNKIKNKARQLSFLNF; from the coding sequence ATGCAGGTCAAGTTAATAAGTGACTTTTTAGACGCAAACAGCATTCTTGCCGGGCAGAACAGGCGGCTGCTTAACGAATTGGGGGTCTTTTGCGTAAACCTGATGGGAGCGCCGGGATCGGGAAAGACCGCCATCCTGGAGAGGACAATTGACAGGCTGGGAAAAAGATATAAAATTGCCGTCATCGGGGGCGACATTTACACCGATCGCGATGCCGGGCGCATTGCCAAAAAAGGGGTTCAGGTGATCCAGATCAATACCAGGGGGGCGAGTCATCTCGAGGCCGGCATGATTTTCAAGGCGATGCAAGAGCTTGAGCTGGAGGGAGTGGACGTCCTGTTCATCGAAAACGTGGGCAATCTGGTCTGTCCTGCCGAATTCGACCTTGGCGAAGATATCAAGGTAATGACGGCAAGTGTGGCCGGGGGGCACGACAAACCGGCGAAATACCCCTTAATGTACAGCGAGTGCCGCGCCGTTATTTTGAACAAAATAGACCTTCTGCCTTATACGGATTTTGACATGGGCCGCTTTATCTCGGACGTGCGGAAGCTTAATCCAAACGTGCAGTTTTTCTCTATTTCTGCAAGATCGGGCGAGGGCATTGAGGAATGGGCCGAATGGCTGGGCAATAAAATAAAAAATAAAGCCAGGCAGCTGTCTTTTCTTAACTTTTAA
- a CDS encoding hypothetical hydrogenase subunit (NADH dehydrogenase/NADH:ubiquinone oxidoreductase 75 kD subunit, chain G) has translation MITLTIDNQKVAVEPGSTILEAAKKLGINIPTLCYLKDINVIGACRICMVEVQGARTFVPACVAPVAEGMVVRTNTPAVIKARKLVLELILSDHPMECLTCVRNQNCELQKLAEQFGIKEVRFDGAKTEYPIDDSSPAIIRDPRKCVLCRRCVAVCSNIQTVNALTAQERGFDTLIAPAFNEKLANMECVQCGQCSLVCPTAAIQEKDDIDKVWAALADPKKHVVVQTAPATRVQLGETMGMEPGSIVTGKMVAGLRRLGFNKVFDTDFTADLTILEEGNELLQRIKTGGVLPMITSCSPGWIKFAEHFYPDLLPHLSTCKSPQQMFGALAKTYYAQKEGIDPADIFVVSIMPCTAKKFECQRPEMKDSGYQDVDVVLTSRELGRMFKQANINIAELPEEEYDAPLGISTGAGEIFGATGGVMEAALRTVYEVVTGKELDNINFVECRGLTGVKEATIQVGDLPVKIAITNGLGNARKVLDKVRAGEADYHFIEIMCCPGGCIGGGGSPIPTNTEIRLKRIDATYTEDERMVLRKSHENPAVKALYEEFLEKPLGHKSHELLHTHYTPRGINKQ, from the coding sequence ATGATAACATTAACAATTGATAACCAGAAAGTAGCGGTAGAACCGGGTTCAACCATACTCGAGGCCGCTAAAAAGTTGGGGATAAACATCCCGACGCTTTGCTACCTGAAAGACATCAATGTGATTGGGGCCTGCCGGATTTGCATGGTGGAGGTGCAGGGGGCGAGGACCTTCGTTCCTGCCTGCGTTGCCCCGGTGGCAGAAGGCATGGTCGTCCGGACCAATACTCCGGCTGTCATTAAGGCCCGCAAGCTGGTTCTGGAATTAATCCTTTCGGACCACCCCATGGAGTGCCTTACCTGCGTCCGCAACCAGAACTGCGAACTGCAGAAGCTTGCCGAACAGTTTGGGATTAAGGAAGTGCGTTTTGACGGCGCAAAAACAGAATATCCCATCGATGATTCCTCTCCTGCCATCATCAGGGATCCGCGCAAGTGCGTTCTCTGCCGCCGCTGCGTAGCTGTGTGCAGCAATATTCAGACGGTGAATGCCCTTACCGCTCAGGAGAGAGGATTTGATACGCTGATCGCCCCCGCCTTTAACGAGAAACTGGCCAACATGGAGTGCGTCCAGTGCGGCCAGTGCTCCCTGGTCTGCCCGACCGCGGCCATCCAGGAAAAAGACGATATCGACAAGGTTTGGGCGGCCCTGGCCGATCCCAAGAAGCATGTTGTGGTTCAAACTGCGCCGGCCACCAGGGTGCAGCTTGGTGAAACCATGGGAATGGAGCCGGGTAGCATTGTTACCGGCAAAATGGTTGCAGGATTAAGGCGCCTGGGCTTCAACAAAGTATTCGATACCGACTTTACCGCCGACCTCACCATTCTGGAGGAGGGCAACGAGCTTCTCCAGCGGATCAAGACGGGCGGCGTGCTGCCCATGATAACCTCGTGCAGCCCGGGCTGGATTAAGTTCGCCGAGCATTTCTACCCCGACCTGCTGCCTCACCTGTCCACCTGCAAGTCGCCGCAGCAGATGTTCGGCGCTCTGGCCAAGACGTACTACGCGCAGAAGGAAGGCATTGATCCCGCCGACATTTTCGTCGTCTCAATAATGCCCTGTACCGCCAAGAAGTTTGAGTGCCAGCGGCCTGAGATGAAAGACAGCGGCTACCAGGACGTGGACGTGGTGCTGACCTCCCGCGAACTGGGGCGCATGTTCAAACAGGCCAATATTAACATAGCCGAACTGCCTGAGGAAGAATACGATGCTCCGCTCGGCATTTCCACCGGCGCCGGCGAAATCTTCGGTGCAACCGGCGGCGTTATGGAGGCCGCCCTGCGGACCGTGTATGAAGTTGTTACCGGAAAAGAGCTTGATAACATCAACTTCGTCGAATGCCGCGGTCTTACAGGCGTGAAAGAAGCCACCATTCAAGTGGGCGACCTGCCTGTCAAGATTGCAATTACCAACGGCCTGGGCAATGCCAGGAAGGTTCTGGACAAGGTCCGCGCCGGCGAGGCCGATTACCATTTCATTGAAATCATGTGCTGCCCGGGCGGCTGCATCGGCGGCGGCGGTTCACCCATCCCGACCAACACCGAAATCCGCCTGAAGAGGATTGACGCCACCTACACCGAGGACGAGCGCATGGTACTGCGCAAGTCGCACGAGAACCCGGCCGTCAAGGCTTTGTACGAAGAGTTCCTGGAAAAGCCGCTGGGCCACAAGTCCCACGAACTTCTCCATACCCATTACACTCCGAGGGGCATAAACAAGCAGTAA
- the NuoF gene encoding NADH:ubiquinone oxidoreductase, NADH-binding 51 kD subunit, producing MQEVLKVREGVPSATCKAHIMVCGGQGCISSKCGEVVDALKESLNKNGLTEQVRIILTGCMGPCDMGPVAIVYPDATFYRRLRPKDAEAIVEEHIMKGAPVQRLLYRAPGAKEPTPCIHDIDLFKKQQKIVLRNTIYIDPLSIEEYIGRDGYAALAKVLTQMTPAQVIEEVKKSGLRGRGGAGFSTGMKWGFTAAAPGTPKYVVCNGDEGDPGAFMDRSVLEGDPHSVIEGMAICGYAIGAEQGYVYVRAEYPLAIQRLSYAIEKAREYGLLGKNIFGTSFNFDIEIRIGAGAFVCGEETALLASIEGKRGEPRPRPPFPAQSGVWGKPTVINNVETWANIAPIILKGADWYASIGTEKSKGTKVFALAGRINNTGIVEVPMGITLREIVYEIGGGIPRKKQFKAVQTGGPSGGCIPAEHLDTPIDYDSLGALGAIMGSGGMIVMDEDTCMVDIAKFFLDFVVDESCGKCSPCRIGTKRMYEILDRITNGQGREGDIELLSELATTIKNTALCGLGQTAPNPVLSTIRYFRDEYEEHIKERKCRAGVCELK from the coding sequence ATGCAGGAAGTCCTGAAGGTACGCGAAGGCGTACCGTCGGCAACCTGTAAGGCCCACATCATGGTTTGCGGCGGTCAGGGTTGTATTTCTTCCAAGTGCGGTGAGGTCGTAGACGCCCTGAAAGAGTCCCTCAACAAAAACGGGCTGACGGAGCAGGTTAGAATCATCCTGACCGGCTGCATGGGCCCGTGCGATATGGGTCCGGTTGCCATTGTTTATCCTGATGCCACCTTCTACCGGAGGCTTAGGCCGAAGGATGCCGAGGCAATTGTTGAGGAGCATATCATGAAGGGCGCTCCGGTGCAGCGCTTGCTGTACAGGGCACCGGGGGCCAAGGAGCCGACACCCTGCATTCATGATATCGATTTGTTTAAAAAGCAGCAAAAGATAGTTCTTCGCAACACGATTTATATAGATCCCCTTTCAATAGAGGAATACATCGGCAGAGACGGCTATGCTGCCCTTGCAAAAGTTCTCACTCAAATGACCCCGGCGCAGGTTATTGAGGAAGTCAAAAAGTCAGGGTTGCGCGGGCGGGGCGGCGCCGGCTTCTCCACCGGCATGAAGTGGGGATTTACCGCAGCGGCTCCGGGAACTCCAAAATACGTGGTCTGCAACGGTGACGAAGGAGACCCGGGCGCTTTCATGGACAGGTCCGTTCTGGAAGGCGACCCCCACAGCGTTATCGAGGGTATGGCCATCTGCGGCTATGCCATCGGCGCCGAGCAGGGATACGTCTACGTGCGGGCGGAGTATCCTCTTGCCATTCAGAGGTTGAGCTATGCCATTGAAAAGGCCCGCGAGTACGGTCTGCTGGGCAAGAACATTTTCGGAACCAGCTTCAACTTTGACATTGAAATCCGCATAGGTGCCGGCGCCTTCGTCTGCGGCGAAGAAACTGCGCTGCTGGCCTCCATTGAAGGCAAGCGCGGCGAGCCGAGACCCAGGCCTCCGTTCCCGGCCCAGTCCGGCGTCTGGGGCAAGCCTACCGTTATCAATAACGTTGAAACATGGGCAAATATTGCGCCGATTATTCTTAAAGGGGCAGACTGGTATGCTTCCATCGGTACCGAGAAGAGCAAGGGCACCAAAGTATTTGCCCTGGCCGGCAGGATCAACAATACCGGTATCGTGGAAGTCCCCATGGGCATCACTTTAAGAGAAATTGTTTATGAAATCGGCGGCGGCATACCCCGGAAGAAGCAGTTTAAGGCCGTCCAGACCGGCGGTCCGTCCGGCGGCTGCATCCCGGCCGAGCATCTGGATACTCCGATCGACTATGATTCCCTTGGAGCGCTGGGTGCAATCATGGGGTCCGGCGGCATGATCGTTATGGACGAAGACACTTGCATGGTGGATATAGCCAAGTTCTTCCTCGACTTCGTAGTAGACGAGTCCTGCGGCAAATGTTCGCCCTGCCGGATCGGCACCAAGCGGATGTATGAAATTCTTGACCGGATTACCAACGGCCAGGGCAGGGAAGGCGATATCGAGCTTCTGAGCGAGCTGGCAACCACAATTAAGAACACCGCCCTGTGCGGACTCGGCCAGACCGCGCCCAACCCTGTTCTGAGCACGATCAGATATTTCCGCGACGAGTATGAGGAGCACATCAAGGAGCGCAAGTGCCGTGCAGGCGTTTGCGAGTTAAAGTAA
- the NuoE gene encoding NADH:ubiquinone oxidoreductase, 24 kD subunit, with product MVACECKCGEDELTKQLEKIIDQYRGQPTGLIQVLTRAQELIGYLPRWALIMIAEGLGLSLQEVYGVVTFYAFFSLIPRGRHKISVCAGTACYVKGTKMVLKTLREAIGIKPGQTTPDSRFTLEIVRCIGACGLAPAMIIDGKDVHGRLEPEQIPAILEQYA from the coding sequence GTGGTGGCATGTGAATGCAAGTGCGGAGAAGACGAACTGACTAAACAACTGGAAAAGATTATCGACCAGTACAGGGGGCAGCCTACCGGCCTGATCCAGGTGTTGACCAGGGCTCAGGAACTGATCGGGTACCTGCCCAGATGGGCTTTAATTATGATTGCTGAAGGGCTGGGGCTGTCGCTTCAGGAAGTGTACGGCGTTGTTACTTTCTACGCGTTCTTCTCTCTGATACCCAGGGGCAGGCACAAAATCAGCGTGTGTGCAGGTACTGCCTGCTATGTTAAAGGAACCAAGATGGTTCTTAAAACTCTTAGAGAGGCTATCGGTATTAAACCCGGCCAGACTACCCCAGACAGCCGGTTTACGCTTGAAATTGTCCGTTGCATTGGAGCCTGCGGTCTTGCTCCCGCAATGATCATCGACGGCAAAGACGTGCACGGCCGCTTGGAACCGGAGCAAATTCCTGCAATTCTCGAACAGTACGCATAA